One window of Deinococcus seoulensis genomic DNA carries:
- a CDS encoding Tn3 family transposase, whose amino-acid sequence MPVEFLSAEQAARYGRFAVDPTPEQLTRYFFLNEADLALIAERRRDHNKLGFAVQLCALRYLGTFLPNPIQLPRVVVQHVAQQLEVSPEVFLRYALREETRYTHRRDIVAYLGYREFDEFQVFRLIRWIYAHLAVSAVRPSVLFDLATAHLLAQKVVLPGVRVLERLIARVRERYTARSFLGLSRRLNSEQEQVLEQLLVLPTGKWQTPLEVLRTPPSRVGAMSLYHALYRVEQIRAVGVGEVDLSDVPAARQAALIRHALTARVQLIQRMSEERRLATLLVFLQHLERTATDDVLDIFDGLMTSFALRGEARRRRERLRSLKDLDQAALLLREATLMLLDSNLPAERARELALQKLGEQALREAAGKVAALASPDEDTHALALSGYYTTVRRFQRVFLQTITFTGTPTATPLLDALEFLKARDEPGQGKPRWSDAPRSVVPKSWERQVFPFGGQLDQQAYTLCVMDRLHQALKRREVFVERSERYGDPRAELLQGDAWLEARDDVCRALERSLDPRPELELLSIELENAFREVEERLSVNSSLSLTQEDGHTTLHLAAPEAIPEPESLKVLRAEISARLPVVDLAELLMEVHSFTGLAEAFTHVAEGRTLVRHLPLSLCAVLLSQACNIGLKAVSRPDVEALTLPRLSWIAQNYVRADTITAANALLVNAQLELPLAQSWGGGEVASADGLRFVVPVRTINAGWNSKYFGAQRGVTYYNFTSDQFTGFHGIVIPGTLRDSLYILAGLLEQQTRLDPREIMADTHGYSDVVFGLFALLGYKFSPRLADLSDQRFWRLDKDADYGALNDLSRHTLNERLIAAHWEDMLRLAGSLKLGKVGATSIMRTLQRGGSLSSLGRAIAELGRIEKTLYLLNYVGDEAYRQRILRQLNRGEQRHSVARAVFHGQKGELRQRYREGMEDQLSALGLVVNAIVLWNTRYIQVALDELRSIGHPVNDEDVARLTPLLHEHVSMLGKYDFTLSEDVAQGNLRPLRNPYSLEEYINQIP is encoded by the coding sequence ATGCCCGTCGAATTCCTCTCTGCTGAGCAAGCCGCCCGCTACGGGCGGTTTGCTGTTGACCCCACCCCAGAACAACTCACCCGTTATTTCTTCCTGAACGAAGCCGACCTGGCTTTGATTGCTGAGCGACGCCGCGACCACAACAAGCTCGGTTTTGCCGTCCAGCTCTGCGCTTTGCGGTATCTGGGAACCTTTCTGCCCAATCCTATTCAGTTGCCGAGAGTCGTGGTGCAGCATGTCGCTCAGCAACTTGAGGTTTCGCCAGAAGTTTTCCTACGGTATGCACTGCGCGAGGAAACCCGCTACACCCACCGCCGCGACATCGTGGCTTACCTGGGTTACCGGGAGTTCGACGAGTTTCAGGTGTTCCGCCTGATTCGCTGGATTTATGCCCACCTCGCGGTCAGTGCTGTGCGCCCGAGCGTCCTGTTCGACCTTGCTACAGCTCACCTGCTGGCCCAGAAAGTTGTGTTGCCAGGCGTGCGTGTTCTGGAGCGGCTGATTGCCCGTGTCCGCGAGCGGTACACCGCTCGGTCTTTCCTCGGTTTGAGCCGCCGCCTGAACAGTGAGCAGGAGCAGGTCCTCGAACAGCTTCTCGTCCTGCCCACGGGGAAATGGCAGACCCCGCTGGAAGTCCTGCGAACTCCGCCTTCACGGGTGGGAGCCATGTCGCTGTATCACGCCCTGTACCGCGTGGAACAGATTCGCGCTGTCGGTGTCGGAGAGGTTGACCTCTCCGACGTTCCAGCCGCACGTCAGGCTGCCCTGATACGTCACGCCCTGACTGCACGAGTACAGCTCATCCAGCGGATGAGCGAGGAACGGCGGCTGGCAACCCTGCTGGTCTTCCTGCAACATCTGGAACGCACCGCCACCGATGACGTACTGGACATTTTCGATGGTCTGATGACCAGTTTCGCCCTGAGAGGGGAAGCCAGGCGGCGACGGGAACGCCTGCGTTCCCTGAAAGACCTCGACCAGGCGGCTTTGCTCTTGCGTGAAGCGACCCTGATGCTGCTGGACAGCAACCTGCCTGCCGAAAGAGCGCGTGAACTGGCCTTGCAGAAGCTGGGGGAACAGGCACTGCGGGAAGCCGCTGGAAAGGTCGCGGCCCTCGCCAGCCCTGATGAGGACACCCACGCACTGGCCCTCAGTGGGTACTACACCACTGTCCGCCGCTTTCAGCGGGTCTTTCTTCAGACCATTACCTTTACTGGAACCCCTACAGCTACGCCGCTGCTGGATGCCCTGGAATTCCTGAAAGCCAGGGATGAGCCGGGGCAGGGCAAGCCCAGATGGAGCGACGCTCCCCGGAGCGTCGTTCCGAAAAGCTGGGAAAGACAGGTCTTTCCCTTTGGGGGCCAACTCGACCAGCAGGCGTACACCCTCTGCGTGATGGACAGGCTGCATCAGGCTCTTAAGCGCCGCGAAGTCTTTGTGGAGCGCAGTGAACGCTACGGTGACCCACGGGCAGAGCTGCTTCAGGGAGATGCCTGGCTGGAAGCCCGTGACGACGTGTGCCGCGCCCTGGAACGCTCTCTTGACCCCAGGCCGGAACTTGAGCTGTTGAGCATCGAACTGGAAAACGCCTTTCGTGAAGTCGAGGAGCGCTTGAGCGTCAATTCATCGCTGTCACTCACTCAGGAGGACGGCCACACCACCCTTCACCTGGCCGCGCCGGAAGCGATTCCTGAGCCGGAGAGCCTGAAGGTGTTGCGGGCTGAAATTTCAGCCCGCCTGCCCGTTGTTGACCTCGCGGAACTCTTGATGGAAGTGCATTCGTTCACCGGACTGGCTGAGGCGTTTACCCACGTCGCAGAAGGCCGAACCCTGGTACGACATCTTCCCCTGAGCCTCTGTGCGGTACTCCTTTCACAGGCTTGCAATATCGGCCTGAAAGCCGTGTCCCGTCCTGATGTGGAAGCCCTGACCCTTCCGCGCCTATCGTGGATAGCGCAGAACTACGTCCGCGCCGACACCATTACCGCCGCGAATGCCCTGCTGGTGAATGCCCAACTGGAGTTGCCGCTGGCCCAGAGCTGGGGCGGTGGGGAAGTCGCCTCTGCCGATGGCCTGCGTTTCGTCGTTCCCGTTCGCACCATCAATGCTGGCTGGAACAGCAAATATTTTGGCGCTCAGCGCGGCGTCACCTACTACAACTTCACCAGTGACCAGTTCACCGGATTTCACGGCATCGTGATTCCGGGAACCCTGCGGGACAGTCTGTATATCCTCGCGGGCCTGCTGGAACAGCAGACCCGCCTCGACCCCCGCGAAATCATGGCCGACACCCACGGCTACAGCGATGTGGTGTTCGGATTATTCGCCCTGCTGGGCTACAAGTTCAGTCCCAGGCTGGCGGATTTATCTGACCAGCGCTTCTGGCGACTGGATAAGGACGCGGATTACGGCGCACTGAACGACCTCAGCCGTCACACCCTGAACGAGCGGCTGATCGCCGCTCACTGGGAGGACATGCTTAGGTTGGCCGGGTCACTCAAACTGGGCAAGGTCGGCGCAACGAGCATTATGCGTACCTTGCAGCGTGGGGGCAGCCTGTCGAGTCTGGGACGGGCTATTGCTGAACTGGGTCGCATCGAGAAGACCCTGTACCTGCTGAACTATGTGGGCGACGAGGCTTACCGCCAGCGAATTCTGCGGCAACTCAATCGGGGCGAGCAGCGCCACAGCGTGGCGCGGGCCGTGTTTCACGGACAGAAAGGGGAATTGCGGCAGCGGTATCGGGAAGGGATGGAAGACCAGTTGAGCGCACTGGGCCTGGTCGTGAACGCGATAGTCCTGTGGAATACGCGCTACATCCAAGTAGCTCTCGATGAGCTACGGAGCATCGGTCATCCGGTCAACGATGAGGACGTGGCCCGACTGACTCCATTGCTCCACGAGCATGTGAGCATGCTCGGCAAATACGATTTCACCCTCTCAGAAGATGTGGCTCAGGGCAACCTGCGCCCCCTGCGTAACCCGTATTCCCTGGAGGAGTACATCAATCAGATTCCTTAG